A stretch of Plasmodium knowlesi strain H genome assembly, chromosome: 1 DNA encodes these proteins:
- a CDS encoding inositol 5-phosphatase, putative yields the protein MQTGSLAALRKVKVYGSRDSLFIVGVNKKEEAYEITEVARSREVEVKRNFQVHTKTSYRNFVWKNGLEYVCKCEGVMGCIRFLSYPYLYVITKKEKVAILFNEHKVYLVKSVLLIPFRDDVFENFNDENELVQVFYNSVNHKNIYFSYTYNLPFSVQENYYLQKEFLKGGNIHCRNYKNEYLWNRYHSKSFIRQNVFICVPTISGFFVQSKFCCEGKVIDVTFIGRRCNKYAGTRYRKRGINAKGYSANQVETELILFQRDYETSILSYVQLRGSVPVFWSQGVNYHLLKRPKIKCIKNDILFTCTKRHLSYLLSRYGYPIIVINLLSKSKHSDENNLSSEYEACISVINRDMPPDIRIIYKHLDLRKAYKIGTKYTLQRLKVMFNFSQRNVGYFYLRNGEVIVIQRGILRFNCVDCLDRTNAAQLFLKMYMLVHFLELISRVKKKALCLNHVGYLSQMYEELGDAIAKQYAGSTAHKKYTPGQSNNFFVQSKELLTSIKRYYISSFNDLEKQKSINLFLGVADDKLQDIRHAHDLDTYVHGRTFFRPPFSGRASPFWWVLPLERFCGKVESLLGGHATDKQTAIRTINGTMNGTMNGTMNGTINGTMNGTINGIINGIIKRNANRTTNLRDKRTTTRRPQRGKDKVVPNMLRNLKFYRCFSNTNVFKNLYNANDWEGRFAQVVELAVRGATDLGKSGENTCESSTAAALMLKSSGGASCHDKLFKNAVADVLSPFERFLNLISHIYKFYDAYKHNFYFYFKNKNIFRFRIWRIIATYNYLNYVKIFFDFFFLLYYCFCKRYSVRMVYMSHVNALCAALGGGNHTNDRGNHTVYRGAPPLVNPYTFEKDVRQIIHQYGSYKKVSFSLEPYLNYSTVNNAPYQYMLMSGRSLVGRRGIIRNRTSLKAKHSCKNGVVTNIFKRSYITHLNDSAVVYDQRKTCCKPIFKKKLIEQMKNRVVKDKGACAYYTRAYERSKRRCREGPTKGSKQMEQTEQMEQLEEQMSKAPRGYCSIHFNANMVKFFFFIYSSYHGGGAMQENEDRSDSMSVVRRVVVEALRVAMGLSTPTGLTPTGLTSTGPTSTGSTRTGPPHNMQLLLRKATEARTLQEFLSDLYMHYVYRSGQYKELKAQNIQSPSAPSCSDEKSKVKKSEQRFLLDEYDTCEYNLKKKKKKIWQVDQKIKNEVRKHHVHLSREYLSLKHFTKTYFKEMIDLRRRDMQVNKFFHHQIDLGNSQMANQSYHCLVERSLKLKKFDAKKNPFTTWTSRQTVPNFNVLRHRLEGQVDYVQYCNPMSREIFLP from the coding sequence ATGCAGACGGGGAGTTTGGCGGCGTTGAGGAAGGTGAAGGTGTACGGGAGCCGGGATTCCCTGTTCATCGTTGGGGTGaacaagaaggaggaggCGTACGAAATAACGGAGGTGGCCCGGAGTAGGGAGGTCGAGGTGAAACGGAATTTCCAGGTGCACACAAAGACCTCCTATCGGAACTTCGTGTGGAAAAATGGTCTAGAGTATGTATGCAAGTGTGAAGGTGTTATGGGATGCATTCGATTTTTAAGCTACCCCTATTTGTATGTGATcacgaagaaggagaaagtagCTATCCTATTCAATGAGCACAAGGTGTACCTCGTTAAGTCGGTCCTTCTGATCCCCTTCAGAGACGATGTGTTTGAAAATTtcaatgatgaaaatgagtTGGTACAAGTATTCTACAACAGTGTTAATCACaagaatatttatttttcttacaCATACAATTTGCCTTTCTCTGTACAAGAGAATTATTACTTACAGAAGGAGTTCCTTAAGGGGGGCAATATACACTGTAGGAACTACAAAAATGAGTACCTGTGGAATCGTTACCACAGCAAGTCATTCATTCGGCAGAACGTATTTATATGTGTGCCAACTATTAGTGGATTCTTTGTTCAGTCAAAATTCTGTTGCGAAGGGAAAGTGATAGATGTAACTTTCATCGGTAGGAGGTGTAACAAGTACGCTGGGACTAGGTACCGTAAGAGAGGTATCAATGCTAAGGGGTACTCAGCAAACCAGGTGGAAACAGAACTTATTTTGTTTCAAAGAGATTACGAAACATCTATCCTCTCTTATGTACAGTTGAGAGGATCCGTTCCTGTGTTTTGGAGTCAAGGTGTTAACTACCATTTGTTGAAGAGACCAAAAATAAAGTGCATTAAAAACGATATTCTTTTTACCTGCACAAAAAGACATTTGAGTTATCTCCTCTCTAGATATGGATATCCCATTATCGTTATTAACTTGCTGAGCAAAAGTAAACACAGCGATGAAAATAACTTGTCCAGTGAATACGAAGCTTGTATTTCTGTGATCAACAGGGACATGCCTCCTGATATTAGAATCATCTACAAGCACTTGGACTTGAGGAAGGCCTACAAAATAGGCACCAAGTACACTCTCCAAAGGTTGAAAGTAATGTTCAATTTTTCGCAACGCAATGTCGGCTACTTCTACCTTCGAAATGGAGAGGTGATAGTCATACAGAGAGGTATCCTCCGCTTCAATTGTGTCGACTGTCTTGATAGAACGAACGCGGCTCAATTATTTCTGAAGATGTATATGTTGGTACATTTTTTGGAGCTAATTAGCCGTGTGAAAAAGAAGGCTCTATGTCTTAATCACGTGGGATATCTATCTCAGATGTATGAAGAACTGGGCGATGCCATAGCTAAGCAGTATGCCGGTTCTACTGCACACAAGAAGTACACGCCTGGACAAAGCAACAACTTTTTTGTTCAATCCAAGGAGCTATTGACCTCCATTAAGCGATACTATATTAGCTCGTTCAATGATTTGGAGAAACAAAAGTCTATTAATCTGTTTTTGGGCGTGGCAGATGACAAGTTGCAGGATATTCGCCATGCACACGACCTCGACACGTATGTACACGGGCGCACTTTCTTTCGACCCCCGTTTTCGGGGCGCGCATCCCCCTTCTGGTGGGTCCTCCCCCTCGAGCGCTTCTGCGGGAAGGTGGAGTCCTTGCTGGGGGGACATGCGACGGATAAGCAAACTGCTATACGGACCATTAACGGGACCATGAACGGGACCATGAACGGGACCATGAACGGGACCATTAACGGGACCATGAACGGGACCATTAACGGAATCATTAACGGAATCATTAAGCGGAATGCTAATCGAACGACGAATCTACGTGACAAACGAACTACGACGCGGCGTCCACAGAGAGGGAAAGACAAAGTCGTTCCGAACATGTTGCGCAACCTCAAGTTCTACCGTTGTTTCAGCAACACGAACGttttcaaaaatttgtaCAACGCGAATGATTGGGAGGGGCGCTTCGCACAGGTGGTGGAGCTAGCCGTCAGAGGAGCTACAGACTTgggaaaaagtggagaaaacaCCTGCGAGTCCTCCACTGCGGCGGCTCTGATGCTGAAGAGTTCCGGAGGAGCGAGCTGCCATGACAAGCTTTTCAAAAATGCGGTAGCAGACGTGCTGTCCCCATTCGAGCGGTTCCTGAACCTAATATCACACATCTACAAATTCTACGACGCATACAAACACAACTTTTATTTCTACTTCAAGAACAAAAACATCTTTAGGTTCCGCATTTGGCGAATTATTGCAACATATAATTACCTTAAttatgttaaaatttttttcgactttttttttcttctgtactACTGCTTCTGCAAGAGGTACAGCGTACGCATGGTGTACATGAGTCATGTGAATGCGTTGTGCGCGGCATTGGGGGGGGGCAACCACACCAATGATAGGGGCAACCATACCGTGTATAGAGGCGCGCCCCCCCTGGTTAACCCCTACACATTCGAGAAGGACGTGCGCCAGATCATCCACCAGTATGGTAGTTACAAAAAGGTGTCCTTCTCCTTGGAACCCTACCTGAATTACTCCACCGTGAACAACGCTCCCTATCAGTATATGCTAATGAGTGGGCGCTCCCTTGTTGGAAGAAGAGGGATAATTAGAAATCGTACTTCTTTAAAGGCAAAACACTCATGTAAGAATGGCGTAGTGACGAACATTTTTAAACGTTCCTATATTACCCATTTGAATGACTCTGCCGTTGTATACGACCAGAGGAAGACATGCTGCAAGCCCATCTTCAAGAAAAAGCTAATTGAGCAAATGAAGAACAGAGTGGTCAAAGACAAGGGCGCCTGTGCTTATTACACGAGAGCGTATGAGAGGTCGAAAAGGAGGTGCCGGGAGGGACCGACAAAGGGGAGCAAGCAGATGGAGCAGACCGAACAGATGGAACAGTTGGAAGAGCAGATGAGCAAAGCGCCTCGGGGGTACTGCTCTATACATTTCAATGCTAATAtggttaaattttttttttttatatacagTAGCTACCATGGGGGGGGTGCCATGCAGGAGAACGAAGACAGGTCCGACTCCATGTCCGTCGTGAGGAGGGTAGTTGTGGAAGCGTTGCGTGTGGCGATGGGGTTGTCTACACCGACCGGGTTGACACCGACCGGGCTGACATCGACCGGGCCGACATCGACTGGGTCGACAAGAACTGGGCCCCCGCACAACATGCAGCTATTGCTCAGGAAAGCGACGGAAGCGCGCACCCTCCAAGAGTTTCTCTCCGACCTGTACATGCACTACGTTTACAGAAGTGGCCAGTATAAAGAACTCAAAGCGCAGAACATCCAAAGTCCCAGCGCGCCAAGTTGCAGTGACGAAAAGAGCAAGGTGAAGAAATCGGAACAGAGGTTCCTCCTAGATGAGTACGACACATGTGAatacaatttaaaaaaaaaaaaaaaaaaaatttggcaaGTTGatcagaaaataaaaaacgaagTGAGAAAACACCATGTTCATCTTTCCAGGGAGTACCTCTCCTTGAAGCATTTTACAAAAACCTATTTCAAGGAAATGATAGATTTGCGCAGACGAGACATGCaagtaaataaattttttcatcaccaaATTGATTTAGGGAATTCCCAAATGGCGAATCAGAGTTACCACTGCTTGGTGGAAAGATCTTTGAAGTTGAAAAAGTTCGACGCGAAGAAAAACCCATTCACTACATGGACCTCACGACAAACGGTGCCTAACTTCAACGTGTTGCGCCATAGACTGGAGGGCCAGGTTGACTACGTGCAGTACTGCAACCCAATGTCGCGTGaaattttcctcccttag
- a CDS encoding periodic tryptophan protein 2, putative: MLNYTLSNICGCVYTGGKIRFSGDGNSLFVPVNNRINVYDLNNNKCNTLRSESKNDLRHVIIHPNMEIAITIDKFEYGCILNLLKDQIMSRILFKSKTGIVTSFNYENMFSPQEEQDSVNCALFTHRGEYFLLGIGRRVVIWKSPNRKNNYRLVKYNDICYHSMNITWIDVSEDDRFFLTCSYDLTIRIHTVEKKRKVRPTVLGGNKSIIVAAFFSKGGDFIFSVNKSGLILVWSYEGEELGETIGEKVVEKVVEKVGETIGDVTEEASEEPLSALSALSALSGPTKAFTRRWRQKKVYFCNQEKGEEVTSVCFNREHCLLVIAYSSGRFGIYSAPDMTSLYTISINACTIDDITISSDGQWIALAEANNGTIIVWEWKSESYILKQSTTSRNVMCVKFSPIISHLKIGSHVVETANAYHESENFTSKFVIVTGNEDGSVRLYDYVSYMNFVTFSVHTDAVTDVCFLPQGNAFVSCSLDGTVRAFDLLRYRNFKVYTACGLDEDITSGSVAPPELRVQFLCVSVNLSGNIVAAGGRGTEYVVYIWNVQTAKCIDKLYGHNSPIIKVCFSTSLKNEGIIASCSWSKKVLLWDLYARRNKGSKFEEMVNSHDVSYMCFDPRGNDILAICTMSCKILFWDVNSQEIIGTVEGARDIKRGRFIGQQYSSIPRMNKRKKIMNGNHGGNGKEDDTMYEDELEDEGINSVVNQNCYFTAVDYIQNGNYIIGCANCSVSLYIYDTNLYVLMKIIDLTTNFCVDGIRREISRRYLTANGTNICEFDLSDEEGDIYTDKYRVINRKKKNNMLPGSMEEHWMVNKFKKHKLMLNRLSISGDDRHVAVASSVGLYVFTKDHQFQYVVPVRWCSKSEDRKNITSVGSVSYRGLVAPLLYEPQYLTEHVNVRNLKIAVSRNEYVKAFLLCLALNSYEHMVEVYEKTPYHVVPLCVKILTKPFVFLLINFIKVLLLNDTMKHIHLHLCYLNAIFTSHFSIFVNSDLGGQASRGGGARVASPHAAEDYRNALLLILKQLFTVYNGLQHLYGDNTHVLRYLCSQGM; the protein is encoded by the coding sequence ATGCTGAATTATACCCTGAGCAACATATGCGGGTGCGTGTACACCGGGGGGAAAATCCGCTTTAGCGGAGATGGCAACTCTCTCTTCGTGCCAGTGAACAACCGAATCAACGTCTACGATCTGAACAACAATAAATGCAACACGCTACGGTCAGAAAGCAAAAATGATTTGAGGCATGTAATAATTCATCCGAACATGGAAATAGCGATAACGATAGATAAGTTTGAGTACGGGTGCATATTAAACCTGTTAAAGGATCAGATAATGTCTCGGATACTTTTCAAATCGAAGACAGGGATTGTAACTTCTTTTAATTACGAGAATATGTTTTCTCCTCAGGAAGAGCAGGATTCGGTAAATTGCGCATTGTTTACACACAGAGGGGAGTACTTCCTACTTGGCATCGGGAGGAGAGTCGTTATATGGAAAAGCCCGAACAGGAAGAATAACTACAGGTTGGTTAAATACAACGACATTTGCTACCACTCGATGAATATAACGTGGATTGATGTGTCGGAGGATGACCGCTTCTTCTTAACATGCTCATATGACCTAACCATTCGGATCCATACTGTGGAGAAGAAGCGGAAGGTGCGGCCCACCGTTTTGGGCGGTAACAAGAGCATTATCGTGGCGGCTTTCTTTTCCAAGGGGGGGGATTTCATCTTCAGTGTGAACAAGTCTGGCCTGATTTTGGTCTGGTCGTACGAGGGTGAAGAGCTCGGCGAAACGATCGGCGAAAAGGTCGTCGAAAAGGTCGTCGAAAAGGTCGGCGAAACGATCGGCGACGTGACAGAAGAAGCGTCTGAAGAGCCATTGTCCGCATTGTCCGCATTGTCCGCATTGTCGGGCCCCACCAAGGCATTCACGAGGAGGTGGCGACAGAAGAAGGTATACTTCTGCAACCAGGAGAAGGGTGAGGAGGTAACGAGCGTATGTTTCAATAGAGAGCACTGTCTGCTGGTTATTGCCTACTCAAGTGGGCGGTTCGGAATTTACAGTGCGCCTGACATGACATCCCTATACACGATAAGCATAAACGCATGTACGATAGACGACATTACCATTAGTAGCGATGGGCAATGGATAGCCCTTGCGGAGGCGAACAATGGCACCATCATTGTTTGGGAGTGGAAGAGCGAAAGTTATATTCTGAAACAAAGTACCACTAGCAGGAATGTCATGTGTGTGAAATTCTCACCCATCATTAGTCACCTGAAGATAGGGAGTCACGTTGTAGAAACGGCAAATGCCTATCATGAGagtgaaaattttacaaGTAAATTTGTTATCGTCACGGGTAATGAAGACGGTAGTGTTCGTTTGTATGATTACGTTAGTTATATGAACTTTGTTACCTTTTCTGTTCACACAGATGCAGTAACCGATGTGTGTTTTCTCCCCCAGGGGAATGCGTTTGTATCCTGCTCACTGGATGGTACAGTTCGTGCGTTCGACTTGTTGAGGTATCGGAACTTTAAGGTGTACACGGCGTGTGGACTAGACGAGGATATCACAAGTGGCAGTGTTGCTCCCCCGGAACTGCGGGTCCAGTTCCTATGTGTGAGCGTGAATCTAAGTGGGAATATTGTGGCTGCGGGGGGTAGAGGCACAGAGTACGTCGTATACATTTGGAACGTGCAAACGGCTAAATGTATCGACAAGTTGTACGGACACAATTCGCCAATTATTAAAGTTTGTTTCAGCACGAGCCTCAAAAATGAAGGCATAATAGCTAGTTGTTCGTGGAGCAAGAAGGTACTACTGTGGGATCTATACGCAAGAAGGAACAAAGGAAGCAAGTTCGAAGAGATGGTAAATTCACATGATGTTTCCTACATGTGTTTTGACCCCAGAGGAAATGACATACTAGCTATTTGCACCATGAGTTGTAAGATCCTCTTCTGGGATGTGAATTCTCAAGAAATTATTGGCACGGTGGAAGGAGCCAGGGACATTAAGAGGGGACGATTCATTGGACAACAATATTCATCCATTCCGAGGATGAACAagcggaagaaaataatgaatgGGAATCAtggaggaaatggaaaagaggaTGACACTATGTATGAGGATGAATTGGAAGATGAAGGAATCAACTCAGTAGTGAACCAGAATTGCTACTTTACTGCAGTGGATTACATACAAAACGGGAACTACATAATTGGGTGCGCAAATTGTAGCGTGTCTCTTTACATCTACGATACGAACTTGTATGTtctgatgaaaataattgaTCTGACTACAAACTTTTGCGTGGATGGAATTAGGAGGGAAATCTCAAGGAGGTACCTAACTGCCAACGGTACGAACATTTGTGAGTTCGACCTCAGTGATGAAGAGGGAGATATCTACACCGACAAGTACAGGGTtattaataggaaaaaaaaaaataatatgctTCCTGGAAGTATGGAGGAACACTGGATGGTTAACAAGTTTAAGAAGCATAAACTTATGTTGAATCGGTTGAGCATCTCCGGTGACGACAGACACGTAGCCGTTGCTTCTAGCGTAGGTTTGTATGTATTTACGAAAGACCACCAATTTCAGTACGTCGTTCCGGTCAGGTGGTGCTCAAAAAGCGAGGATAGGAAGAACATAACTTCGGTGGGAAGCGTTTCCTACCGTGGACTTGTGGCTCCCCTACTGTATGAACCGCAATATTTAACAGAACATGTGAATGTACGTAATTTGAAAATAGCCGTGAGCAGGAATGAATACGTGAAGGCATTCCTCCTATGTCTGGCTCTAAATAGTTACGAACACATGGTAGAGGTGTATGAGAAGACCCCCTACCACGTGGTTCCCCTGTGTGTGAAAATTCTAACCAAGCCCTTTGTCTTTTTacttattaattttatcaagGTGTTGCTCCTTAACGATACGATGAAGCATATCCACCTGCATCTGTGTTATTTGAATGCCATTTTTACGAGTCACTTTAGCATTTTCGTGAATTCAGATTTGGGGGGTCAGGCTTCCCGGGGTGGTGGGGCTAGGGTAGCGTCTCCCCACGCGGCTGAAGATTATAGGAACGCGTTGCTCCTCATACTGAAACAGCTATTCACGGTGTACAACGGGCTGCAGCACCTCTATGGGGATAATACCCATGTGTTGCGTTACCTCTGCTCGCAGGGGATGTAG
- a CDS encoding 1-cys peroxiredoxin yields MAYHLGSPFPNFTATASNVEGPFDLYEYVGNMWCILFSHPHDFTPVCTTELAQFGSMYDEFLKLNCKLVGFSCNSKESHEKWIEDIKHYGKLTQWKIPIVCDESRELANKLKIMDEKEKDIKGLPLTCRCVFFISPEKIVKATVLYPATTGRNANEILRVLKSLQLTNEQPVATPVNWNVGDKCCVLPTVAEADLPALFPKGVQKIQLPSEKPYLRFTSL; encoded by the coding sequence ATGGCGTACCACCTGGGATCCCCCTTCCCCAATTTCACCGCCACAGCGTCAAACGTGGAAGGCCCCTTCGACCTGTATGAGTATGTGGGGAACATGTGGTGCATCCTTTTCAGCCACCCACATGACTTCACCCCCGTGTGTACAACGGAACTGGCACAATTCGGGAGCATGTACGACGAGTTCCTAAAGTTGAATTGCAAATTAGTTGGGTTCAGCTGCAATTCAAAGGAATCCCACGAAAAGTGGATTGAAGACATTAAGCATTATGGGAAGTTGACTCAGTGGAAGATCCCCATTGTCTGTGATGAATCTAGGGAGCTAGccaacaaattaaaaattatggacgaaaaggaaaaagatatCAAAGGGTTACCACTCACATGCAGATGCgtcttctttatttctccAGAGAAAATTGTAAAGGCAACAGTATTATATCCGGCAACCACTGGACGAAATGCAAACGAAATTTTACGTGTCCTTAAATCTCTCCAGTTGACAAATGAACAACCCGTGGCAACCCCCGTGAACTGGAACGTGGGCGACAAGTGCTGCGTCCTCCCCACCGTGGCTGAAGCAGATTTACCTGCTCTATTCCCCAAGGGGGTGCAGAAGATACAACTGCCATCGGAGAAGCCCTACCTCAGGTTTACATCCCTTTGA